The Candidatus Eisenbacteria bacterium genome has a window encoding:
- a CDS encoding PEGA domain-containing protein, producing MEDPMKKPPRAGRACRQHPLPHLGGIRLVVVLALQSILLLSASAGLAPASGRLEGEVLEAATGKPLAYANVVIVGTSWGAMSQSDGSFAISPLPAGSYQVRVTFVGYESVQEAISLKEGETLDMIFRLKPTVTQTKEVTIKADRPLVDIKRASTVRSLDAEELKSMALEPTLDSVVEQQPGVTKDNDQLHIRGGRADETLYIVDGVKTRDLLSGDSKGSAISARSVAEVNIITGGFDAKYGQALSGIIEAKLKEGTDDFQGFIGYTTDRGLDDQNLDHYEFQISGPLQVLPKAVGLLGVDDPGRMKFFLSLSSNLSDGWLPSISDDPSEFAKRLYPDDRETYLALAGAENRSLYSSYKDRAFGKDFRYEEFFYPRASNQWRMLFKTSWRATRSDKFDLSYTKNISFDQGFGESDI from the coding sequence ATGGAAGATCCGATGAAGAAGCCACCAAGAGCCGGACGCGCGTGCCGACAGCATCCCCTCCCGCACCTCGGGGGAATCCGGCTCGTCGTGGTTCTGGCGCTCCAATCGATCCTCCTCCTCTCCGCCTCCGCCGGGTTGGCTCCGGCCTCGGGCCGTCTCGAGGGAGAGGTCCTGGAGGCCGCGACGGGCAAGCCGCTGGCCTACGCGAACGTGGTCATCGTCGGGACGAGCTGGGGAGCGATGTCCCAGTCGGACGGGAGCTTCGCCATCTCTCCGCTTCCGGCCGGCTCCTACCAGGTGCGCGTGACCTTCGTGGGGTATGAGAGCGTGCAGGAGGCAATCTCGCTGAAAGAGGGCGAGACGCTCGACATGATCTTCCGGCTCAAGCCGACCGTCACGCAGACGAAGGAAGTGACGATCAAGGCCGACAGACCCCTCGTGGACATCAAACGCGCCTCGACCGTCCGCTCGCTCGACGCAGAGGAGCTGAAGTCGATGGCCCTCGAGCCGACGCTGGACAGCGTGGTCGAGCAGCAGCCCGGCGTCACCAAGGACAACGACCAGCTCCACATCCGCGGCGGCCGGGCCGACGAGACCCTCTACATCGTCGACGGCGTCAAGACGCGCGACCTCCTCTCGGGCGACTCGAAGGGGAGCGCCATCAGCGCGCGGTCGGTCGCCGAGGTGAACATCATCACGGGGGGATTCGACGCCAAGTACGGGCAGGCCCTCTCAGGCATCATCGAGGCCAAGCTCAAGGAAGGAACCGACGATTTCCAGGGGTTCATCGGATACACGACCGACCGCGGACTTGACGACCAGAACCTGGATCACTACGAGTTCCAGATCTCCGGCCCCCTCCAGGTCCTTCCGAAAGCGGTGGGGCTGCTCGGGGTGGACGATCCAGGGCGGATGAAGTTCTTCCTGAGCCTCTCGTCGAACCTGAGCGACGGATGGCTTCCTTCGATCTCGGACGATCCCTCCGAGTTCGCGAAGCGTCTCTATCCGGATGACCGGGAGACCTATCTCGCCCTTGCCGGAGCAGAGAACCGGAGCCTCTACTCCTCCTACAAGGACAGGGCGTTCGGGAAGGACTTCCGGTACGAGGAGTTCTTCTATCCCCGGGCGAGCAACCAGTGGCGCATGCTCTTCAAGACGAGCTGGCGCGCGACGAGATCCGACAAGTTCGATCTCTCCTACACGAAGAACATCTCCTTCGATCAGGGATTCGGCGAGAGCGACATCG